The following DNA comes from Glaciihabitans arcticus.
GCCAGGCTGCAGGTCCACTACCAGGGCATCGACACCGACTACTTCACGCCCGGTGGTTCGGCGCCGAGCGGCTCACCCCTCATCAGTTTCGTCGGCGCGCTCAACGAGCAGAAGGGCCCCCGCGACCTCGTTGCCGCTTCCCTCGCGGTGGTCGGCCGGTTCGAGCACCGCCTGCGGCTCATCGGAAGCGGGCCGCTCGAAGCCGAGCTGCGCGCGCTCGCTGCGGATCATCCCCACATCGAGGTGCTCGGCGGCGTTCCGCGCGAGACCGTGCGCGCGACGCTGCGGGAGTCGCTCACGATGGTGCTGCCGACCCAGGCGCACAACGGTGGACGCGAGGCGGCCGGGCTCGTGCTGCTCGAGGCGCAGGCCTGCGGCACCCCCGTGATCGCCTACAACAGCGGGGGCGTTTCCGAGATGCTGGTCGACGGCGTCACCGGCGAGCTCGTTCCGGAATCGAGCGTGGACGGGCTGACGTCGGCCGTCGCCGCGATGCTCGCCCTTTCCGCGCCAGAGCGCGCTACTCTGGGCGTCGCCGCCCGCGATTTCGTGGTGCGGGAGCGCAGCCTGGCGCTCAGCTGCGCAGAACTCGAGCAGCACTACACGGAGCTGGTCGGGCTCTAGAAGATCGGGTCGCCGCCGCGCTCGGCGAGACCGGCAAGGGTGGCCTGGATGGCGAATTCGGGCATGGATGCCACGAGCTCATCGAACTTGCCGTGAGCCGCAACCCGTCCCCCCGACATAAAGAAGATGTCGTCGGAGTGCTGGATCGTCGCGAGCCGGTGCGCCACGGTGATGATGGTCATCTTGCCGCGGAGTGCGCGGATGGCGTCCGTCACCGCGGCCTCGGTGGCCGTGTCCAGGGCGCTGGTCGCCTCGTCCATCACGAGCACGAGCGGCTCGGCGTAGAGGGCGCGCGCAATGCCGAGGCGCTGGCGCTGGCCGCCGGACAGCGCGAGTCCGCGCTCGCCGATGGTGCCGTGGATGCCGTCAGGGCGGGCCTCGACGATGTCGAGCATCTGCGCCTGCGCGAGGGCGGACCGCACGCGGTCGTCGTCGATCTCGCCCGACCAGCTCAGCGCCACGTTCTCGGCGATAGTGGCATCGAACAGCGAGACGTCCTGGGGAACGTAGCCGACCTGCGAACGCCACGAGGTGGTGAGTTCGGTGAGCGATGTGCCGTCGATCGCGATGCGACCCTCGGTGGGCTCGATCAGGCCGAGGATGAGGTCGATGATCGTCGACTTGCCCGCACCGGACGCACCGACGAAGGCGACACTCGAGCCGAAGGGGATGGACGCGGAGACCGAGGTCACCGCATCCGGCGCGTCGGGCGCGTAGCGGAACGTGACGTCCTCGAAATCGAGGCTCTTCGGGTTCGGCGGAACCGGAAGCGACGTGCGGTTGGCCAGGTGCTCGATCGACTTCTCCGACCGGCGGATCTCGTTCAGTACGGCCTTGGCGTGGGGCATGTTCGACGTCACCTGGGAAACCACGGCCTGGAAACGCACGACCGACGGTGCCATCCTGAATCCGGCGAGGCCGAACAGGGCGACGGCGGTGATTGCTCCGGCGGCATCGCCCGTGCTCAGGTAACCGGCGACACCGACGAGCACAAAGCCGCCGATGATCCCGGACTCCAGCACGTAGCGGGGAACCTGGCCGAGGAACTGGATGTTCGAGCGGGCGCGCGTCGAGTGGAAACGGTTCGCCTTGACGATCTCGGCGACTTCGCCGGCCTTGTTGCGCAGCGTCACCTCCTTGAGGGCACCGATCATCTCGGTGATCATGCGCGACGTCTTGAGCGTGTACTGCAGGTTGATGCGGCCGGCCTGGCGCGAACGCTTGGTCACCCAGAAGAACAGGATGGCGCCGAGGGCACCCAGGTAGGCGAGGGAGATCACCGCAACGAGAGGCTGTACAACGGCGAG
Coding sequences within:
- a CDS encoding glycosyltransferase, yielding MRIALTTNVLLVPPTYFAVNHALRLADRHEFEMFALLADVRDAAITIPVHDYAAGRGLPRQRRMFFAPFAGPAMRRGIERFGADVIHQHFATWSGPAIAASRHGGTPLLTTLHGYDVRVLAHAGGGPMNAWHRRNVRAMQAASTRVLAVSRYLADEAIAVGFDPARLQVHYQGIDTDYFTPGGSAPSGSPLISFVGALNEQKGPRDLVAASLAVVGRFEHRLRLIGSGPLEAELRALAADHPHIEVLGGVPRETVRATLRESLTMVLPTQAHNGGREAAGLVLLEAQACGTPVIAYNSGGVSEMLVDGVTGELVPESSVDGLTSAVAAMLALSAPERATLGVAARDFVVRERSLALSCAELEQHYTELVGL
- a CDS encoding ABC transporter ATP-binding protein; this translates as MKSTWALYRELLTVLPAGAQRFLAGYSVTLGLLSMLDALALGLLALVITPIISGTTLTLPIIGQLSELGLLLMLGLACVLIVLKGVLAVALLWRATRRFAKYELAIGSRLFGSYVVSPWVERLKRNSSDIVRLADGSVGVTVSGFILPGSTLFGEVLSFLTIVIVLAVVQPLVAVISLAYLGALGAILFFWVTKRSRQAGRINLQYTLKTSRMITEMIGALKEVTLRNKAGEVAEIVKANRFHSTRARSNIQFLGQVPRYVLESGIIGGFVLVGVAGYLSTGDAAGAITAVALFGLAGFRMAPSVVRFQAVVSQVTSNMPHAKAVLNEIRRSEKSIEHLANRTSLPVPPNPKSLDFEDVTFRYAPDAPDAVTSVSASIPFGSSVAFVGASGAGKSTIIDLILGLIEPTEGRIAIDGTSLTELTTSWRSQVGYVPQDVSLFDATIAENVALSWSGEIDDDRVRSALAQAQMLDIVEARPDGIHGTIGERGLALSGGQRQRLGIARALYAEPLVLVMDEATSALDTATEAAVTDAIRALRGKMTIITVAHRLATIQHSDDIFFMSGGRVAAHGKFDELVASMPEFAIQATLAGLAERGGDPIF